The following proteins come from a genomic window of Macrobrachium nipponense isolate FS-2020 chromosome 32, ASM1510439v2, whole genome shotgun sequence:
- the LOC135207468 gene encoding equilibrative nucleoside transporter 1-like, producing MPATINMYGESDYLTAPLASVEDLSRVNTPGGSPSLRPRSKHPALEDPNWEPPEEPTVQPQDVDLTIEPTALTPLQPAVQDQHAGLPDRIFFQTLPFCFMFPGLFGNVIIYSFLSLPGLKLVFMTLVLHGVGTLMPWNMFITAKNYFVDYKLVGEDGEVSSYATNFLPYIGYAAQIPNVLFNWLNIFIQFGGNLTTRIVWSILIEVVVFVFTVVLAMVDSSEWPGVFFWITIASVVILNVANGIYQNTVYGMAARLPFAYTGAVVLGSNISGTFTAIINILSIGLAPNIRTSAIYYFITALFVLLACFDTYFALPLNRFFRYHEAQHERAKKAAKRDPSKPRIPYGHIFKKAFPQLFNVFLVFFVTLSVFPAVLADTCRTEENFPVPPKYYQAVTCFLTFNLFAMLGNMLPGLITWPSPRFLCIPVILRIFLIPAFVLCHFYPVNVERVMPVLIDSDWAYWVLAVILGLTSGYYSSLAMMYCPRTVEPEYAPVAGMMGAASLITGIFAGINFQIVCTWAVTKISFEIPGYEFPMRNCTDRLS from the exons ATGCCTGCCACCATCAACATGTATGGGGAGTCCGATTATTTGACGGCTCCCTTAGCCTCAGTGGAAGACCTCTCCAGGGTCAACACCCCGGGGGGTTCTCCGTCTCTCAGACCCCGCAGCAAGCACCCAGCCCTGGAGGATCCCAACTGGGAACCACCAGAGGAACCCACAGTACAACCTCAAGACGTTGACTTGACTATAGAACCCACTGCTCTAACCCCCTTGCAACCAGCCGTTCAGGACCAGCATGCTGGTCTTCCAGATCG tatatttttccagACATTACCTTTCT GTTTCATGTTCCCTGGTCTTTTTGGTAatgtcattatttattcttttctctctcttccaggttTAAAGCTGGTTTTCATGACGCTTGTTCTCCATGGCGTAGGAACTCTGATGCCATGGAATATGTTCATCACAGCCAAAAAT tattttgtgGACTACAAGCTCGTAGGAGAAGATGGAGAAGTATCCTCGTATGCAACAAATTTCCTTCCCTACATTGGATATGCCGCACAAATTCCTAATGTTCTCTTCAACTGGCTCAATATCTTCATACAGTTTGG GGGTAACCTAACCACCCGAATTGTATGGAGCATCCTAATAGAAGTAGTGGTGTTTGTGTTCACAGTGGTCTTAGCCATGGTAGACTCCTCAGAATGGCCTGGTGTATTTTTCTGGATTACCATTGCTTCTGTTGTCATCCTCAATG ttgctAATGGTATTTACCAGAACACTGTGTATGGTATGGCGGCAAGACTGCCTTTTGCTTACACTGGGGCTGTGGTTTTGGGTTCA aacatcAGTGGGACCTTCACTGCCATTATAAATATCTTATCGATTGGACTGGCACCTAACATTAGAACATCTGCCATCTACTACTTCATCACAGCGCTGTTTGTATTATTAGCGTGTTTCGACACTTACTTTGCACTGCCTTTAAAT CGTTTCTTCCGTTATCATGAAGCTCAACATGAAAGGGCTAAGAAAGCTGCAAAGAGAGATCCAAGCAAACCAAGAATACCCTATGGTCATATCTTCAAAAAGGCATTCCCTCAGCTCTTCAATGTCTTCTTGGTCTTCTTTGTTACGCTATCTGTCTTCCCTGCGGTTTTAGCAG ATACATGTAGGACAGAAGAAAACTTTCCAGTACCACCGAAGTACTACCAAGCTGTAACTTGTTTCCTTACCTTCAATTTATTCGCCATGTTAGGAAATATGCTACCAGGACTTATAACTTGG CCATCCCCTAGGTTCCTTTGCATCCCAGTGATTCTCCGCATATTCTTGATTCCTGCATTTGTCCTGTGCCACTTCTATCCAGTCAACGTTGAACGCGTCATGCCAGTTCTTATAGATTCAGACTGGGCATACTGGGTTTTGGCTGTCATATTGGGTCTCACCTCAGGATATTATTCTTCTTTAGCAATGATGTATTGCCCAAG GACTGTTGAACCTGAGTATGCACCAGTAGCAGGCATGATGGGTGCAGCATCTCTTATCACTGGAATTTTTGCTGGTATCAATTTTCAG ATTGTTTGTACATGGGCTGTTacaaaaatttcttttgaaatccCAGGGTATGAATTCCCCATGAGGAACTGCACTGATCGTCTTAGCTAG